Part of the Streptomyces sp. NBC_01460 genome, GGCCTTGATGGCGGAGATATCGAAGCTCAGCTTGACCTTGTCGCCGACCAGCACGCCGCCGGTCTCCAGCGCGGCGTTGTAGGTCAGGCCCCAGTCGGAGCGCAGGATCTCGGCGCTGCCCTCGAAGCCCACGCGCTGGTTGCCGTAGGGGTCGGTGGCGGAGCCGTTGAACTCCAGGTCGATGGAGAGCGGACGGGTGACGTCCTTGATGGTGAGGTCACCGGTGACGCGGTACGTGTCGCCGCCGAGCTGCTCGGCCTGCGTGGACCGGAAGGTCATGAGGGGGAAGGTCTCGGCGTCGAAGAAGTCCCCGCTGACCAGGTGGCCGTCGCGGTCGGTGATGCCGGTGTCGACGCTGGAGATCTTGACGTCGATGGACGCGGTGGAGGCGGCCGGGTTCGCGCCGTCCAGCACCAGGGTGCCCTCGTGGTCACCGAAGGAGCCGCGCACGTTGGTGACCATGGCGTGACGCACGGTGAAACCGATGCTGCTGTGCGCCGGGTCGATCGTGTAGGTGCCGGTCAGGGCCGCCAGCGCCGGGTCCACGGCGAGGGTGGCGGTGGTGGACGGGGCGGTGTTCTTGCGGTTGAACAGAGCCATGGCTCCTCCTCGGGACGTGGTCCGACGCGTTCTGTACGACAGCTCGTCGAACGTTTGGTTTAACCTTCAACGAGTTTGACTGTAGACCTCTTTTGTTCAAAGTTCAACATCAAGGGTCCAGGCCGGTCCGAAAGTCGCGGAAAGGGCTGGGCGCACCCGCGCCACCCCCTGGCGGACGCGCGTAGATGTGGGGCACTATCTCCCTGCCCCCAAATTGTCATGAGCAGGAGGACTTCCCCCATGCTGACCCGTCCCAGACTCCGCTCGGCCCTCACCGCTCTCGTTCTCGTCCTCGGCGCCCTCTTCGCGCCCGGCGTCGGCGTACTCGGCGGCGGTGCCACCGAGGCGCACGCCGTCACCAAGCTGACCCACTCGCAGGCGACCTCCCGCTTCTCCTCGTCGGGGATCACCTGGTCGTCCTCGGGTGGCTGTTCCAACCGGAACGTCTCCACCTGCACGTCCTTCGACCAGCTGAACCTGACCAGCGCGCAGGGCGCCCAGACGCTGAAGAGCGCGACGGGCTGCGCGCTCAACATCACCGGCGGCACCGAGACCGGGCACGCCAGTGGCACGTACTCGCACTGGAACGGTTACAAGCTCGACTTCGGAAAGACCACCTGCCTCACGAACTACGTGAAGGGCGTGTTCAGCTACATCGGCCTGCGGGGCGACGGCGCCCCCCAGTACAAGTCGGGCTCGGGCAACGTCTACGCCGACGAGGGCAACCACTGGGACGTGACGTACTACAACTGCGGCGGCTGCTGACGCGCACACTCCCCGCGCGTGAAGGTGCCCCCGCCCGGGCGGGCGGGGGCACCCTCACATGCGTGACCGGAACGGGCGGACCGAGCGGGAGACCTCGGACGCAGGTCGGCCCGAGCCCGTGGCAGGGCCCTCAGTCGAACCAGACGACCAGGCGCACGCAGGTGTCGCCGTGCCGTTCGGCCAGCACCCGCATGGCGGTCAGAACGGGCGCCCACGTCGCGGCGTGCACGGTCTGGCGGCGTGTCAGCGGCTCGATCCTCAGGAGGACGTCGCCGTCCTCCCACTCCGTCCCCGCCGGCCACCCACGGCCGTCCGGGGGCGGAGCCTGCCCGGAGAGCTCCGCGAGGCGGTCCACGGGGAAGGCCCGCTCCTCGAAGACCCACGCGTCGCCGGGGGCACTCCGCCGGTAGCGGTGGAGGTACGTGTCCGGCTCGGGCGTCGCCTCCTCCCAGTCGGCCGCTGCCAGCTCGGCCCAGGTGATCCAGGTCGTGCCGTGGCCGAGGTGCGCCTGGGACACCGTCTCCGAGACGTCCTCGGGCAGGCCTCTCGCCAAGGCCAGCGGTTCGAGGCCTCCAGGGTGGTTCCGGACCCCGAACAGGCTGCCGAACGCGGCGTAGTCCCGGTAGTCGTAGAGGTGGTCCAGCTCGATGGCGGGCTGCCAGAAGGGCGCGGGGTCGCCGTCGGCGGAGTACCCGTGGCGGCACTCGATGAATCCGTAGATGTCCGTACCCATGGCCGACATGGTGCGCCGGCCGCCGGGCGGACGGCGACCGGATTACCCGGGGGCTTCCGTCGACGCACGCCGTGCGTCGACGGAAGCCCACGGAGCCACGCTCAGACCTGCGGCTCCAGCGCCGGTCCGAGCGAGGCGAACTTCTCCTTGCTGACGACCCGGCGGGGCGGCCAGGTGATGTTCTCCGGCGGCCAGCTCTGCCCCGTCCTCTTGAGGAACCAGGCCGGCGGCTCGTACATGGGCGGCTCGTAGCCCTCCGGCAGCGCGGTCTTCCAGGTCAGGCCCTTGGTCCGCTTCTCGAACTCCTCCTTCACCCCGCGCAGCAGCTCCGGCTTCACCAGGAGGTCGACGGCCGTCGCCGCGAGATAGGCGGCGGCGGCCGGGATCGCCGCGTGGGCGGGCGCCGAGCCCGCGCAGGACGCGGTCGACCAGGTGTGCATCTTCGACCCGATGGGGGCGACGGCCGCACCCATGGAGACCGTCGGAACCTGCCAGCTGATATCGGCCACGTCGGTGGAACCGCCGCCCAGGAAGGCCGGGTTGGGCGGCGCCAGCTCACCGACCTTGTCGTGCAGGCCGCTCTCCGGCAGTCCCAGCGAGCTCTGGAGCTCCTTGGCCAGACGCTGGGCGTCCGCGGAGAAGACCGGGGGCCCGATCTGCCGCATGTTGTCGTACATCAGCTCGGCGAAGGCCTTCGAGGGGAGCTGGTTCCAGCACGCCGAGGTGATCCGGTGGCGCACCGATGTGCGGCTGGCGGTCGCCGCCGCCTCCGAGACGGCGATGACCTTGTCCAGGAGCGAGGTGACCCGTCCCACGCTGCCCTCGCGGACGTAGTAGGAGATCTCCGCGATCTCGGGTGTCACATTGGGGATGTCGCCCCCGTTGTTGATCACCCAGTGCAGCCGAGCCGAGGGCGCCATGCTCTCCTCGCGGAGGAACTCCGACATGGTCGCCATCATCACGGCGGCGTCCAGCGCGCTCTTGTTGCCGAGCGGGGTACCGCCGTGGCCGGCGACACCGAGGAACGTGAAGGTGACGGCCGTCATCGCGTTGGAGGTGCCCCAGCCGGTGGCGTTCCCGGTGGAGGGGTGCCAGTCGAGGAAGGCGTCGAGCCCGTCGTAGACGCCCTTGCTCACGGCGTACGTCTTGCCGATCAGCTGCTCCTCGGCGGTGGAGCCGAAGAACTTCACCGTCACGTCGAGCTTGTGGCGCCGGGACGCCTCCGCGACCGCTGCCGCTGCGGCGGCCGCCGCGGTCCCCAGGGCGCAGTGCCCGCAGCCGTGACCCGGCCCGTAGCCCGGCGCGAACGGGTCGTGGACGTACTCCTTCGGGTCGTGCTCGCCCACGCCCTTGTTCTGGGACAGGCCGGGCAGGGCGTCGTACTCACCGCTGAAACCGATCACCGGGCCGCCCTTGCCCCGGGTGTACGTGGCGGTGAAGGCGGTCGGGAAACCGGCCGTGCCGAACTCCACGTCGAAGCCCGCCCTGCGCAGGAAGTCGGCTTCGGCGAGGGAGGAGTTCCACTCCCGCAGGCTCAGCTCCGCGTGCTCCCAGATCTCGTCGTTCAGCGCGTTGATCCGGGACGTGTTCCGTTCGATCCAGCCGAGCGCGGTGCGCTTGGCCGCCGAGTCCTGGGCGAGCCCCTCGGGCGGGGTGTAGGCGGCGGAGTCCACCGCGGCACCGGCGGCCTCGTCCGACGCCGCGGCCATGGCCGGATCCGCTGTCGCGCCCATCGCCGTGGTGGCGATCCCGGCGGCCCCGAGCATCTGCATGATCCGGCGGCGGCTCAGCCCGTCGCCCGTGTGTACCGCGTGGTCGTGGTCGCTGGGGTCGTGCAAGTCGCACACGGGCGCCTCCGGTCCGATGGCATGTACAAGTACAGTGCCCGGCACTCTCCATTCCGGTTGTTGCGAAGTCAATAGGTACGCGTAACCGCGGAGTTACGCGCTCCGCTTCCCGCGGCGCCACCGGCTCAGGGGCGCCCGGCGCCTGAGCCGGCACACGCCTCAGGGGCTGAGCGCGGGGAGGACGCCGCCGAGGACCCCCGCCCGGTCGACGGCGATCCGCCCCTCCTTCACCACCGCCAGGATGTGCGCGGGTTCGCCGAGCGCCGCGATGTCGGTCAGGGGATCGATGTCCGTGACCACCAGGTCGGCCACCTTGCCCGCCTCCACGGTGCCGGTCGTCCCGTCGACGCCGCACAGCCGGGCGGCGTCGCGCGTCGCGGCCACGAGGGCCGCCATCGGGGTCAGCCCGGCGATGTCCACGAGCAGCCCCAGTTCCTGGAGATTCCTCCCGTGGCCGACGGCCAGGCCGCTGTCGGTGCCCATGGCGATCCTGACCCCCGCCGCGGCCGAGCGGGCCACCGACTCCTGGGCGATCCGGTGCCAGCGGACCCCCTTCTCGTACGCCGCCGGGGAGGTGTGCGCGGGATCCAGGTCCTGGGTCGTCTCCAGCAGCGTGGGCACCAGGTACTGGCCCCGGTCGACCATCTCGGCCCGCAGTCCGTCGTCCAGGGCGTAGCCGTGCTCGATGCTGCTGACGCCCGCCCGGACGGCGGCCTCGATGCCCGGCCGCCCGATCGCGTGGGCGGCGACCGGCAGACCTCCGTACGCCCGGGCCTCCTCGACCGCGGCCCGGATCATCTCGGGCCGCAGCCCCAGCCACTCGGGTCGGTCGTGGGGGGAGGTGACGCCTCCGCTCGTGGCGAGCTTGACGCAGTCGGCGCCCGCCGCGACCAGCTCGCGCACCCGGGCGCGCATCTCGTCCACGGAGTCGACCAGGCTGCGCGGGCTCTCGGGGAAGGTGACGGCGAGGGCGAGCCCGTCGATGCCCCCGGCGAGGGTGAAGTCGGCGTGACCGGCGCGCTGGCTGAGCATGGTGACCGAGACCAGCAGGCGGGGCCCGGGGATCCTCCGCTCGGCCACGGCCTGCCGGAAGCCCGCGTCGAGGCCCATCAGATCGCGGGCGGTGGTCACCCCGTTCTCCAGGGTGACGCGGAGCCGGTCCAGCACCTTCAGGGTCCGGTAGCTGGGCAGCTCGGAGAGGCCCTGCAGGGGGTTGCCGGCCGGCCCGGGCAGGGCGAAGTGCACATGGGTGTCGATGAAGCCCGGGCACACGGTCCGGCCGCCGAGGCCGAGCCGCCGCACGGGTCCGAGGTCCGGGGGCAGACGCGTCTCGGGACCGGCCCACCGGATCACCTCGCCCTCGATCAGCAGAGCGGCGTCCGGCACGGGGGCGCCGCCGGTGCCGTCGATCAGGCGAAGGCCGTGGAGGAGGACCCGGGCACCGGACTCGCCGGCGGGCGGTTCGTCGAGGGAGGGCATCCGACAACGATCCGCCGCGCGGGGCGGCGGCGCAGGCCGGACTGGGCCGCACGGGTACCGGACGCGCCGCAGGGCCGCCCGGGGGGAGGGGCGGCCCTGCGGCGCGGGAGCGTCAGGAGCCGACGGTCACCGTGAAGCGGCGGGGGTTGCCGTCGTGGGCCGCCCCCGAGACGTCCGGCTCACCGTCCGGGCGCACGTCGTCGTACGGGAACGCGTAGCCGATCGGGGAGTTCGCGTGGACGACGCGCGACCAGTGGTTCGTCACCGCGCCCTTGTAGTAGTCCGCGACCGAGGTCCCGTTCGGCTGCTGCGGGTGGCTGAGCATGATCGAGCGGTTGAAGCCGGCCGCGATCCTGGCCAGCAGCGCCTTCTTGTCGTCGGAGTCGCCCGGGTTGTTCGTGAAGGGACCGTGGTTGCAGGTGAAGATGTCCTTCGACGTGGGCTTGACGAAGGTGTGACCGCCCTCGAACGTCAGGGTGTCGCCGCTGACGCGGCCCGCCAGGGTGCCCCGGCCGCCCTGGAGGTCGATCCGGAGGTCGGTGGAGCGGTACTTCTCCCAGACCTCGTCGATCTGCGCGGTGAACAGGTCCCGGAACGGCATCTGGTCCGGGCGGTCGAAGAACGGGGCCATCAGGTTCTGCGGCGACACGACCCGGAGGACCTTCCCGTCCGCGCCGCGGGTGACCAGCTCGTCCCAGGGCTGACCGTCGGAGGCCGCCTGGGCCGTGAGGTCGTCGGCGATGCGCTGGACCGCGCCGTCCGGGAGCGGGGCCACCGTGTGCGTGGCGTCACCCTCCAGGGTCAGCCCGATCGGGAGGGCGGTCACCAGGTCGACGTAGCTGATGTTCGCGTACAGCTGCTGCGGGTTGAAGGTGAACTCGCAGAACGACCAGGTGCGCCCGTAGTTCGGGTCGGTGGACGTCGCGAAGGCCGGCTCGACCAGGGAGGGGCCCGGGTTGAGGTAGAAGTCCAGCTTGTCGTCGCGGACGAAGTAGACCCGCGCGCCGTACATCTGCGGCAGGGTCAGGACGACCGGCCCGGCCCCCGCGGCCTTCAGCGGGATGGCGCAGTCCACCGGCAGCGGGGTCTGCGGGGCACCGGGGGAGTCGGGGCGGTAGACACTGCCGTCGGGGCGCAGGAGCACCCAGCGGTCCGTGCCCTGCTCGTGGCCGGTGACGTACGCGTGCACCGTGCCGGGCAGCGAGCGGTTCTCCAGCGCCAGCTCGCACGTCGCGGCCGCCGCCGAGGTACGGGGGCTCAGGGCGCTGCCCCAGAGGGGGTAGGTGAGCGCGGTCGCGGAGGCGGCGGCGCCCGTCAGGAACATTCTGCGCGAAATCACGGAGGAACTCCTGGGTGTGGGGGTCGCAGACAGGGGTCAGGGGGTGGTGCGGGGAGGTGGAGCGGTGGGGGGTGTCTGCGGTGCGCACCACTCTTGCGAGGCCTCCGGTGAGCGTCAAGAGTTATGGCTGAGAGCGCTCTCAATAATTGCCGTTCTTCACAACTCGACGCTCCAGGAAGGGGTTTGGCCACGCGTGGTCGATCGCCGGATGCGCGGAGTGAACAGGAACTGAACGCGTCGACGACCGGAGCCGGCTGCGGGCGGAGGGGGGGGCGTGCGCCAGCGTGCGGCTCGCGATGGAGGGTGCCGCTCGCCCCCCGTGGGCGCCGCCCGGGTACTGTCCTCCTCGCCACGGACGGATATGACCTCCCGCAGCGGGGGCGGACGCCCGGCGCGCGCCTCCGCCGGCGAGGGATCCGGCGGCGCCCCCTGCCATTGCGGTGCGCCCGGTCGCCCGCCCGGTGTATCCACGGCGTGGCGCGCGGCCCCGGTGTGTGGCCGGGGCCACAACACGGG contains:
- a CDS encoding amidohydrolase, with the translated sequence MCDLHDPSDHDHAVHTGDGLSRRRIMQMLGAAGIATTAMGATADPAMAAASDEAAGAAVDSAAYTPPEGLAQDSAAKRTALGWIERNTSRINALNDEIWEHAELSLREWNSSLAEADFLRRAGFDVEFGTAGFPTAFTATYTRGKGGPVIGFSGEYDALPGLSQNKGVGEHDPKEYVHDPFAPGYGPGHGCGHCALGTAAAAAAAAVAEASRRHKLDVTVKFFGSTAEEQLIGKTYAVSKGVYDGLDAFLDWHPSTGNATGWGTSNAMTAVTFTFLGVAGHGGTPLGNKSALDAAVMMATMSEFLREESMAPSARLHWVINNGGDIPNVTPEIAEISYYVREGSVGRVTSLLDKVIAVSEAAATASRTSVRHRITSACWNQLPSKAFAELMYDNMRQIGPPVFSADAQRLAKELQSSLGLPESGLHDKVGELAPPNPAFLGGGSTDVADISWQVPTVSMGAAVAPIGSKMHTWSTASCAGSAPAHAAIPAAAAYLAATAVDLLVKPELLRGVKEEFEKRTKGLTWKTALPEGYEPPMYEPPAWFLKRTGQSWPPENITWPPRRVVSKEKFASLGPALEPQV
- a CDS encoding YceI family protein, encoding MALFNRKNTAPSTTATLAVDPALAALTGTYTIDPAHSSIGFTVRHAMVTNVRGSFGDHEGTLVLDGANPAASTASIDVKISSVDTGITDRDGHLVSGDFFDAETFPLMTFRSTQAEQLGGDTYRVTGDLTIKDVTRPLSIDLEFNGSATDPYGNQRVGFEGSAEILRSDWGLTYNAALETGGVLVGDKVKLSFDISAIKAAPQA
- a CDS encoding glycoside hydrolase family 64 protein → MFLTGAAASATALTYPLWGSALSPRTSAAAATCELALENRSLPGTVHAYVTGHEQGTDRWVLLRPDGSVYRPDSPGAPQTPLPVDCAIPLKAAGAGPVVLTLPQMYGARVYFVRDDKLDFYLNPGPSLVEPAFATSTDPNYGRTWSFCEFTFNPQQLYANISYVDLVTALPIGLTLEGDATHTVAPLPDGAVQRIADDLTAQAASDGQPWDELVTRGADGKVLRVVSPQNLMAPFFDRPDQMPFRDLFTAQIDEVWEKYRSTDLRIDLQGGRGTLAGRVSGDTLTFEGGHTFVKPTSKDIFTCNHGPFTNNPGDSDDKKALLARIAAGFNRSIMLSHPQQPNGTSVADYYKGAVTNHWSRVVHANSPIGYAFPYDDVRPDGEPDVSGAAHDGNPRRFTVTVGS
- a CDS encoding metal-dependent hydrolase family protein, with the translated sequence MPSLDEPPAGESGARVLLHGLRLIDGTGGAPVPDAALLIEGEVIRWAGPETRLPPDLGPVRRLGLGGRTVCPGFIDTHVHFALPGPAGNPLQGLSELPSYRTLKVLDRLRVTLENGVTTARDLMGLDAGFRQAVAERRIPGPRLLVSVTMLSQRAGHADFTLAGGIDGLALAVTFPESPRSLVDSVDEMRARVRELVAAGADCVKLATSGGVTSPHDRPEWLGLRPEMIRAAVEEARAYGGLPVAAHAIGRPGIEAAVRAGVSSIEHGYALDDGLRAEMVDRGQYLVPTLLETTQDLDPAHTSPAAYEKGVRWHRIAQESVARSAAAGVRIAMGTDSGLAVGHGRNLQELGLLVDIAGLTPMAALVAATRDAARLCGVDGTTGTVEAGKVADLVVTDIDPLTDIAALGEPAHILAVVKEGRIAVDRAGVLGGVLPALSP